A genomic window from Bubalus bubalis isolate 160015118507 breed Murrah chromosome X, NDDB_SH_1, whole genome shotgun sequence includes:
- the ZBED1 gene encoding E3 SUMO-protein ligase ZBED1 translates to MSGGPAGGGAMECKSLEGGQSDLKLVAHPRAKSKVWRYFGFDTNAEGCILQWKKIYCRICMAQIAYSGNTSNLSYHLEKNHPDEFCEFVKSNTEQMREAFASAFSKLKPDPAQPGGTPETVAAKAGAHGHESRKQQELTTAVMGLICEGLYPASIVDEPTFRALLKAAEPRYELPSRKFFCGKAIPERYGAVREAVLKELADAAWCGVSTDLWRSQTQNRTYVTLSAHFLGRAAPHGLAVGSRCLKTFEVPEENAAETITRVLYEAFIEWGVHAKVFGATTDRGKDLAQACSLLDIPVHMPCLGHTFDAAIRQAFRLPKLGALLGRCAKLVAYFQQSSVAMVMLHEKQRQQNAAPCMLVSNRVAWWGSTLAMLRRLKEQQFAVAGVLLEDTNNHHLMLEAAEWATIEGLVQLLQPFQQVAEMLSASKYPTISMVKPLLHMLLNTTLNPKETDPKEISMAKEVIAKELAKTYQESPEIDLFLNVATFLDPRYKRLPFLSTFERQQVENRVLEEAKGLLEKVKEGAYRASEDKAAAPPEEPPPAKKPAPSPTPPPASVINDMLAEIFCPTGGVEDQEEWHAQVVEELSNFKSQKPLGLNEDPLKWWSDRLALFPVLPKVLQKYWAVAATRVGPERLFGSCATVVSAKRNRLAPAHVDEQVFLYENARGGADAELEDEDEGEWGLDHEQAFAPGEAAHAGFFGVRDGSFV, encoded by the coding sequence ATGAGCGGAGGCCCAGCCGGGGGCGGCGCGATGGAGTGCAAGAGCCTGGAGGGCGGGCAGAGCGACCTCAAGCTGGTGGCGCACCCGCGCGCCAAGAGCAAAGTGTGGCGCTACTTCGGCTTCGACACGAACGCCGAGGGCTGCATCCTTCAGTGGAAGAAGATCTACTGTCGCATCTGCATGGCCCAGATCGCCTACTCGGGCAACACCTCCAACCTGTCCTACCACCTGGAGAAGAACCACCCCGACGAGTTCTGTGAGTTCGTCAAGAGCAACACGGAACAGATGCGCGAGGCCTTCGCCAGCGCCTTCTCCAAGCTGAAGCCGGACCCCGCGCAGCCCGGCGGCACGCCTGAGACGGTGGCCGCCAAGGCCGGCGCGCATGGCCACGAGAGCCGCAAGCAGCAGGAGCTGACCACCGCCGTCATGGGCCTCATCTGCGAGGGCCTCTACCCGGCCTCCATCGTCGACGAGCCCACGTTCAGGGCGCTGCTGAAGGCTGCCGAGCCACGCTACGAGCTGCCGAGCCGCAAGTTCTTCTGCGGCAAGGCCATCCCCGAGCGCTACGGCGCCGTGCGCGAGGCGGTGCTCAAGGAGCTGGCGGACGCCGCCTGGTGCGGCGTCTCCACCGACCTGTGGCGCAGCCAGACCCAGAACCGCACCTACGTGACGCTCTCGGCGCACTTCCTGGGCCGCGCGGCCCCCCACGGGCTGGCGGTGGGCTCCCGCTGCCTCAAGACCTTCGAGGTGCCCGAGGAGAACGCGGCCGAGACCATCACGCGCGTCCTCTACGAGGCGTTCATCGAGTGGGGCGTCCACGCCAAGGTCTTCGGCGCCACCACGGACCGCGGCAAGGACCTGGCCCAGGCCTGCTCGCTGCTGGACATCCCGGTGCACATGCCGTGCCTGGGCCATACCTTCGACGCGGCCATCCGCCAGGCCTTCCGGCTGCCCAAGCTGGGCGCGCTGCTGGGCCGCTGCGCCAAGCTGGTGGCCTACTTCCAGCAGTCGTCCGTGGCCATGGTCATGCTCcacgaaaagcagagacagcagaaCGCGGCCCCGTGCATGCTGGTGAGCAACCGCGTGGCCTGGTGGGGCAGCACGCTGGCCATGCTGCGGAGGCTCAAGGAGCAGCAGTTCGCCGTGGCCGGGGTCCTGCTGGAAGACACCAACAACCACCACCTCATGCTGGAGGCCGCCGAGTGGGCCACCATCGAGGGCCTGGTGCAGCTGCTGCAGCCCTTCCAGCAGGTGGCCGAGATGCTGTCGGCCTCCAAGTACCCCACCATCAGCATGGTCAAGCCGCTGCTGCACATGCTGCTGAACACGACGCTCAACCCCAAGGAGACGGACCCCAAGGAGATCAGCATGGCCAAGGAGGTGATCGCCAAGGAGCTCGCCAAGACCTACCAGGAGAGCCCCGAGATCGACCTGTTCCTCAACGTGGCCACCTTCCTGGACCCGCGCTACAAGAGGCTGCCGTTCCTCTCCACCTTCGAGCGGCAGCAGGTGGAGAACCGCGTGCTGGAAGAGGCCAAGGGCCTCCTGGAGAAGGTCAAAGAGGGCGCCTACCGCGCTTCCGAGGACAAGGCGGCCGCCCCGCCCGAGGAGCCGCCGCCGGCCAAGAAGCCGGCGCCCTCGCCCACCCCGCCTCCAGCCAGCGTCATCAACGACATGCTGGCCGAGATCTTCTGCCCCACCGGGGGCGTGGAGGACCAGGAGGAGTGGCACGCCCAGGTGGTGGAGGAGCTCAGCAACTTCAAGTCGCAGAAGCCCCTGGGACTCAACGAGGACCCGCTCAAGTGGTGGTCAGACCGCCTGGCGCTGTTCCCCGTGCTGCCCAAGGTGCTCCAGAAGTACTGGGCCGTGGCGGCCACGCGCGTCGGCCCCGAGCGCCTCTTCGGCTCGTGCGCCACCGTGGTGAGCGCCAAGCGCAACCGCCTGGCCCCCGCGCACGTGGACGAGCAGGTCTTCCTGTACGAGAACGCGCGTGGCGGCGCCGACGCCGAGCTGGAGGACGAAGACGAGGGCGAGTGGGGCCTGGACCACGAGCAGGCCTTCGCGCCCGGCGAGGCGGCCCACGCCGGCTTCTTCGGCGTCAGGGACGGCAGCTTCGTGTAG
- the LOC112582283 gene encoding proline-rich protein HaeIII subfamily 1-like, translating into MAAPPPPLPRRPPDSEPRAGRRKRARGGPPRAAPAPRPPRAPPTPASRAPPPLLCAPRPPRAPSPSCARPRLPPRARLSPSCARPRAPPPARPQPLLRVPRLPPRARARAPSASCARPRLPPRARLSPSCARPRPPPPRAPPAPPARAPDSGSARTPSPSRNPVRPLGASTPATNGDPRTLPPAVDHRPKGPLTRPRDPPAVHRPQGPPPGLQDHHSPQDHGPQGPPPRTGDPHSQIINPRDS; encoded by the coding sequence ATGGCtgccccgccgccgccgcttcCGCGCCGCCCGCCGGACTCGGAGCCCCGGGCCGGACGGCGGAAACGCGCCCGCGGCGGCCCGCCCCGCGCCgcgcccgcgccccgccccccgcgcgcGCCCCCGACTCCCGCCTCGCGCGCGCCCCCGCCCCTCCTGTgcgcgccccgccccccgcgcgcccccagcccctcctgcgCGCGCCCCCGACTCCCGCCGCGCGCGCGCCTCAGCCCCTCCTGTGCGcgcccccgcgccccgccccccgcgcgcccccagcccctcctgcgCGTGCCCCGACTCCCGCCTCGTGCCCGCGCGCGCGCTCCCAGCGCTTCCTGCGCGCGCCCCCGACTCCCGCCTCGCGCGCGCCTTAGCCCCTCCTGTgcgcgcccccgccccccgcccccccgcgcGCCCCCAGCGCCTCCTGCGCGTGCCCCGGACTCCGGCTCCGCGcgcacccccagcccctcccggaACCCCGTCCGACCCCTGGGGGCGAGCACCCCCGCCACGAACGGGGACCCCAGAACTCTGCCCCCCGCCGTGGATCATAGACCCAAAGGACCCCTGACCAGACCCCGGGATCCCCCCGCGGTTCATAGACCCCAGGGACCCCCACCCGGACTCCAGGACCACCACAGCCCCCAGGATCATGGACCCCAGGGACCCCCTCCCAGAACCGGGGACCCCCACTCCCAGATCATAAACCCCAGGGACTCCTGA